The following are encoded in a window of Fibrobacter sp. UWR4 genomic DNA:
- a CDS encoding transketolase — translation MQDAIVTKAADNVRILSAAMVQKAKSGHPGGAMGAADAITLLFAEFLRFDPENPNWEARDRFFMDPGHMSALLYSELAIQGKLNMEDLKNFRQLNSRTPGHPEVDFALGIENSSGPLGIGHAVALGNAIAERFMVERFGDILNHKVVCLVSDGGLEEEIAYGVGRVAGHLKLSNLIFFYDANQVQLSCRCEDVMSHDFKKQYEAWGFRVIDVADGSDIASLREAFKAAWAETEKPTIVIGHTTMAKGAIAEDGKSFEGAVSTHGQPLNAAGASTDATVKNLGGDPADPFKIFSEVAEAFEARKAELRKEVEAWKKAKAAWDAANPEKAATLKDWLSGNAPKIDLSGLELKEGVATRVTSGTILGHLAENVKNCICSSADLSNSDNTQAFLNKTGIFRANDFKGGFVQVGVAELTMGAICCGIALHGGLYPICATFFVFSDYMKPILRMAALMGLPVKFMYTHDSFRVGEDGPTHEPIEHETQIRLLEGLKKTHGPNKGKSEMLVLRPADAFETVAAWEMAFENNDSPTTIILTRQNVKTLPGDRKAEAAKCRKGAYVVSDNCGSDRPDLTFVSNGSDVLLTHDAAEVLRAEGLKVRVVSMISPALFMSQSKEYRDSIITPWTPVFAKSSGLPLLFAQVVGGFGKVSGLERFGASAPAGVLEKEFGYTPEAVVAAAKEYLAEYKANIEDFKKNNA, via the coding sequence GTGCAAGACGCGATCGTTACTAAAGCGGCCGACAACGTTCGAATTCTTTCCGCTGCCATGGTGCAGAAGGCTAAGTCCGGTCATCCGGGTGGAGCTATGGGTGCAGCAGACGCCATCACCCTGCTTTTCGCAGAATTCCTTCGTTTTGACCCTGAAAACCCCAACTGGGAAGCCCGTGACCGTTTCTTCATGGATCCGGGCCATATGTCTGCGCTTCTTTATTCCGAACTTGCCATCCAGGGCAAGCTCAACATGGAAGACCTGAAGAACTTCCGCCAGCTTAACAGCCGTACTCCGGGTCACCCCGAAGTGGACTTTGCTCTGGGCATCGAAAACTCCAGTGGTCCTCTGGGCATCGGTCATGCTGTAGCCCTGGGTAACGCCATTGCAGAACGCTTCATGGTGGAACGTTTCGGCGACATCCTGAACCACAAGGTGGTCTGCCTGGTTTCCGACGGCGGTCTCGAAGAAGAAATCGCCTACGGTGTGGGTCGCGTTGCTGGTCATCTCAAACTCTCTAACTTGATTTTCTTCTACGATGCAAACCAGGTCCAGCTGTCCTGCCGTTGCGAAGACGTGATGAGCCACGACTTCAAGAAGCAGTACGAAGCATGGGGCTTCCGTGTTATCGACGTGGCTGACGGTTCTGACATCGCCTCTCTCCGTGAAGCCTTCAAGGCTGCATGGGCAGAAACAGAAAAGCCCACTATCGTCATCGGTCATACCACCATGGCCAAGGGCGCCATCGCCGAAGACGGCAAGTCCTTCGAAGGCGCTGTCTCCACTCACGGTCAGCCGCTGAACGCAGCAGGCGCTTCTACCGATGCTACCGTCAAGAATCTCGGTGGCGATCCGGCTGATCCCTTCAAGATTTTCTCGGAAGTTGCAGAAGCTTTCGAAGCTCGCAAGGCCGAACTCCGCAAGGAAGTTGAAGCCTGGAAGAAGGCCAAGGCTGCCTGGGATGCTGCAAATCCCGAAAAGGCTGCAACCCTCAAGGATTGGCTCTCCGGCAACGCTCCGAAGATCGACCTCTCCGGTCTGGAACTGAAGGAAGGGGTTGCAACCCGCGTTACTTCCGGTACCATTCTCGGCCACCTTGCAGAAAACGTCAAGAACTGCATTTGCTCTTCTGCTGACCTTTCCAACTCCGATAACACCCAGGCCTTCCTCAACAAGACCGGCATCTTCCGTGCTAACGACTTCAAGGGCGGCTTTGTTCAGGTTGGCGTTGCAGAACTGACCATGGGTGCTATTTGCTGCGGTATCGCCCTTCACGGCGGTCTTTATCCGATTTGCGCAACCTTCTTCGTGTTCAGCGACTACATGAAGCCCATTCTCCGTATGGCTGCCCTCATGGGCCTGCCTGTGAAGTTCATGTACACTCACGACAGCTTCCGCGTTGGCGAAGACGGTCCGACCCACGAACCTATCGAACACGAAACCCAGATCCGTCTTCTGGAAGGTCTCAAGAAGACCCACGGCCCCAACAAGGGCAAGTCCGAAATGCTGGTGCTCCGCCCGGCCGACGCCTTCGAAACTGTGGCTGCCTGGGAAATGGCTTTCGAAAATAACGACAGCCCCACCACCATTATCCTGACCCGCCAGAACGTGAAGACACTCCCCGGCGACCGCAAGGCAGAAGCTGCCAAGTGCCGTAAGGGTGCCTACGTCGTCAGCGACAACTGCGGTTCCGACCGTCCGGATCTCACTTTCGTTTCCAACGGTTCCGACGTTCTCTTGACTCACGACGCTGCAGAAGTTCTCCGCGCAGAAGGCCTCAAGGTCCGCGTGGTTTCCATGATTAGCCCGGCCCTCTTCATGAGCCAGAGCAAGGAATACCGCGATTCTATCATCACTCCTTGGACTCCGGTGTTTGCAAAGTCCAGCGGCCTCCCGCTCTTGTTCGCCCAGGTTGTGGGTGGCTTCGGCAAGGTTTCCGGTCTGGAACGCTTCGGCGCTTCCGCTCCGGCAGGTGTGCTTGAAAAGGAATTCGGTTACACTCCGGAAGCTGTTGTGGCAGCCGCTAAGGAATACCTGGCTGAATACAAGGCAAACATCGAGGACTTCAAGAAGAATAACGCATAG
- a CDS encoding NPCBM/NEW2 domain-containing protein: protein MKATVLRILKNLAHPGTIIGIIASMAIPFLVYLAPNIGHKDIIQQLDLYLPFPLFAIQFIASIVLFVLLQKDFRNWIKTILPEKKFTILMVLFTLAVTIFAATQIEARHRVQSDESVFMSVAQNMYYNQESGTCNQGYFEDGKLTCVSKSNSFKTKGLSFLYTLGIPLLGTDLHWIFNFELLLLPLAVLLMFLAVVAWTRQPLLAFFAALLTALQPTVLFQFRSMSVEPLYVFLSALSVLTFRYAYDRNTVKHWALFALILAFFAQTRQETVFCFAPFILVSLPKLLDQKSAKAPTFFVLLSLFSVPVLLTISYFQGFGFQGGEFEAHGHFLEDVSRNWEVMTKPLNDKGELVNPFLTYFNYLFAVGGICLILKAIFDAFTRKDRYRFFFLEFLVFLVLYHLQTYVILENVSGDFTIEINQRYSLVMLPSMAILGAIPVSYLILFAAKLVSSKRTTTVACILGLLVGAGFTAWTFHYKDDFNKNIMYNRNHLTMEESEILHWLGTLSQKNRLFIYGRPWHFIGYGVSSIHYDRARLMSNEELKKLVDKYQGEVYYIRGLDCWDSQTYHKKAVEHRIPTTCDVFEREMDMEGVANFLITNNYWVQIAKFNGRRDYNPVNIIAVNDPVFEVPTDTLAGKPGLRISFSLNERGNAINDWSYAIFVNGEKSNDGPYIRGDIQMNYSASKLKQGYNTIRYVVYDNLKRKAIADIQRFYFHKDGGVLPLVDVPYESHQQGWGSIQKNKSIDGNAFRIAGKQYVYGLGIHTPSSTVYHVDGKFKTIQASFGLDEESLCGDGARLQVIGDGKVLYESEAFTAGTLNNLDVNIEGVKQLTLATLQLESNNCDHVDIINPVLIP, encoded by the coding sequence ATGAAAGCGACTGTTTTACGTATTTTGAAGAACCTCGCCCACCCGGGAACCATCATAGGCATTATCGCATCTATGGCGATTCCCTTTCTGGTATATCTCGCCCCCAATATTGGCCACAAGGATATCATCCAGCAGCTGGATCTGTACCTTCCCTTCCCCTTGTTTGCGATCCAGTTCATTGCCTCCATCGTACTCTTCGTACTGTTGCAGAAGGATTTCAGGAACTGGATCAAGACCATCCTGCCGGAAAAGAAGTTCACCATCCTCATGGTCCTTTTCACTCTGGCAGTCACCATTTTTGCAGCTACCCAGATCGAAGCCCGTCACCGCGTTCAGAGTGACGAAAGCGTATTCATGTCTGTAGCCCAGAACATGTATTACAACCAGGAATCTGGCACTTGCAACCAGGGCTATTTCGAGGATGGAAAACTCACTTGCGTTTCCAAGTCCAACAGTTTCAAGACCAAGGGACTTTCCTTCCTGTACACCTTAGGCATCCCCCTGCTGGGCACGGACCTCCACTGGATTTTCAACTTCGAGCTGTTGCTGTTGCCTTTGGCAGTTCTCCTCATGTTCCTGGCGGTGGTCGCCTGGACAAGGCAGCCTCTCCTGGCGTTTTTCGCAGCGCTCCTTACTGCACTGCAGCCCACCGTACTTTTCCAGTTCCGCTCCATGTCCGTGGAGCCTCTCTATGTTTTCCTTTCCGCACTTTCTGTACTGACCTTCCGTTACGCATATGATCGCAATACAGTAAAACACTGGGCCCTGTTCGCCCTGATTCTCGCCTTCTTTGCACAGACCCGTCAGGAAACAGTCTTCTGTTTCGCGCCTTTCATTCTGGTTTCCCTGCCGAAACTTCTGGACCAGAAGAGCGCCAAGGCACCTACCTTCTTCGTTCTTTTGTCCCTGTTCTCCGTGCCGGTGCTTTTAACCATCAGCTATTTCCAGGGTTTCGGATTCCAGGGCGGTGAATTTGAAGCTCACGGTCACTTCCTGGAAGATGTTTCCAGGAACTGGGAAGTCATGACCAAGCCCCTGAACGACAAGGGCGAACTGGTCAACCCCTTCCTCACCTATTTTAACTACCTGTTTGCCGTAGGCGGAATCTGCCTGATTCTCAAGGCGATCTTTGACGCATTCACCCGCAAGGACAGGTACCGTTTCTTCTTCCTGGAATTTCTGGTCTTCCTGGTCCTTTACCACCTGCAGACCTACGTCATCCTGGAAAACGTCTCCGGCGACTTTACCATCGAAATTAACCAGCGCTACAGTCTGGTCATGCTGCCCTCCATGGCAATCCTTGGTGCAATTCCTGTATCCTACCTGATTCTATTCGCAGCAAAGCTAGTCAGTTCCAAGCGCACCACAACAGTAGCCTGCATTCTCGGACTCCTTGTAGGCGCAGGCTTTACCGCCTGGACATTCCACTACAAGGATGATTTCAACAAGAACATTATGTACAACCGTAACCACCTGACCATGGAAGAATCCGAAATTCTCCACTGGCTGGGAACGTTGTCCCAGAAGAATAGGCTCTTCATTTACGGTAGACCTTGGCACTTTATCGGTTACGGAGTATCCTCCATCCATTACGACCGAGCCCGTCTGATGTCCAACGAGGAACTGAAAAAGCTGGTGGACAAATACCAGGGCGAAGTCTACTACATCCGCGGCCTGGATTGCTGGGACAGCCAGACCTACCACAAGAAAGCTGTGGAACACAGAATTCCTACCACCTGCGACGTCTTTGAACGAGAAATGGACATGGAAGGAGTGGCAAACTTCCTGATTACCAACAATTACTGGGTCCAGATCGCTAAATTCAACGGACGCAGGGACTATAATCCCGTAAATATTATTGCCGTAAACGACCCCGTCTTTGAAGTTCCTACAGACACTCTGGCCGGTAAACCGGGTCTCCGCATTTCCTTTAGCCTGAACGAAAGAGGGAACGCCATTAACGACTGGTCCTACGCAATCTTCGTCAATGGCGAAAAAAGCAACGACGGTCCGTACATCCGTGGCGACATCCAGATGAACTATTCCGCAAGCAAGCTGAAACAGGGCTACAACACCATCCGCTATGTGGTATACGACAACCTGAAGCGTAAGGCAATCGCAGATATCCAGAGGTTCTATTTCCACAAGGACGGAGGCGTTCTCCCGTTAGTAGACGTGCCCTACGAAAGTCACCAGCAGGGCTGGGGCAGCATCCAGAAAAACAAGAGCATTGACGGAAACGCATTCAGGATTGCCGGAAAGCAGTACGTCTATGGTCTCGGCATCCACACCCCGTCTTCCACCGTCTACCATGTGGACGGCAAGTTCAAGACCATTCAGGCCTCCTTCGGGCTGGACGAGGAATCCCTCTGTGGCGACGGCGCAAGACTTCAGGTTATCGGTGATGGAAAGGTCCTCTACGAAAGCGAAGCCTTTACCGCAGGAACCTTGAACAACCTGGACGTGAACATCGAAGGCGTCAAGCAGCTTACGCTGGCCACTCTCCAGCTTGAGTCCAACAACTGCGACCATGTGGACATCATCAATCCCGTTCTCATTCCGTAA
- a CDS encoding glycosyltransferase family 2 protein yields the protein MLLSVIIPVFNEEEIVAKTYEVLENVLKDVEHELIFVNDGSRDRTREIVEGLLPGNPNNKIVNFSRNFGHQAAFSAGLDHAQGDAVVIIDGDLQDPPELIHEMLEKWREGYQVVYAQRNKRAGETIFKRFTAFAFYRIIGRLTSIDIPPDTGDYRLMDRCVVDQLKNLPERSRFLRGLVCWVGFKKIGVKYDRAERTAGTSKYPLKKMIRLAVDGITGFSTSPLKISFYMGLFAAIVGFAVFVWSIVEKIVNPATTVPGWASLMTAIVFFSGVQLITIGILGAYIGRIYEEVKQRPLYIEDKKK from the coding sequence ATGCTATTATCCGTAATTATCCCCGTATTTAACGAAGAAGAAATCGTAGCAAAGACCTACGAAGTACTGGAAAATGTCCTGAAGGATGTGGAACACGAACTGATTTTCGTGAATGATGGTTCCAGAGATCGCACCCGTGAAATCGTGGAAGGACTGCTCCCCGGCAATCCCAACAACAAGATTGTGAATTTCAGCCGAAACTTCGGTCACCAGGCAGCCTTTAGCGCAGGCCTGGACCACGCCCAGGGCGACGCAGTCGTCATTATTGACGGCGACCTGCAGGATCCGCCGGAACTGATTCATGAAATGCTGGAAAAGTGGCGCGAAGGCTACCAGGTAGTCTACGCCCAGCGTAACAAGCGTGCCGGCGAAACCATCTTCAAGCGTTTTACCGCATTTGCCTTCTACCGCATTATCGGACGCTTGACCAGCATCGACATTCCCCCTGACACCGGTGACTACCGCCTGATGGACCGCTGCGTCGTGGACCAGCTGAAGAACCTTCCGGAACGTAGCCGATTCCTTCGTGGTCTCGTCTGCTGGGTTGGCTTCAAGAAAATCGGCGTCAAGTACGATCGCGCGGAACGTACCGCAGGCACTTCCAAGTACCCCCTGAAGAAGATGATCCGCCTGGCTGTCGACGGCATTACAGGCTTTAGCACTTCCCCGCTGAAGATCAGTTTCTACATGGGCTTGTTCGCTGCCATCGTCGGCTTCGCCGTTTTCGTATGGTCCATCGTGGAAAAGATCGTCAATCCCGCTACGACCGTACCGGGCTGGGCCTCCCTCATGACCGCCATCGTATTTTTCTCCGGCGTGCAGCTCATTACCATCGGTATTCTGGGTGCCTACATCGGACGAATCTATGAAGAAGTAAAGCAGCGTCCGTTATATATTGAGGATAAGAAGAAATAA
- the gmk gene encoding guanylate kinase: MKNKLFVMSSASGAGKSTLQKMVLPDFPDIKYSISATTRKPREGEVDGVHYFFKTREEFEELIKSDGLIEYNEVHGNYYGTPKSFVEKTLAEGNRVLFDLDVFGKVNFDKVYPDATGILILPPSDEELERRLRGRGTDSEEVIQLRLANAKKEVEFAKTQGKYEYTIVNDDVEKAAEELRAILKK; the protein is encoded by the coding sequence ATGAAGAACAAACTTTTCGTCATGAGTTCCGCCAGTGGCGCAGGAAAGTCCACCTTGCAGAAGATGGTCCTCCCCGACTTTCCCGACATCAAGTATTCCATTTCCGCTACCACCCGCAAGCCTCGTGAAGGTGAAGTAGACGGCGTCCACTATTTCTTCAAGACCCGCGAAGAATTTGAAGAACTGATCAAGAGCGACGGTCTCATCGAATACAACGAAGTCCACGGGAACTATTATGGCACTCCCAAGAGCTTTGTAGAAAAAACTCTGGCAGAAGGCAATCGCGTCCTGTTCGACCTGGACGTATTCGGCAAGGTGAACTTCGACAAGGTCTATCCCGACGCAACCGGTATTTTGATTCTCCCCCCCAGCGACGAAGAACTGGAACGTCGCCTCCGTGGCCGTGGTACTGATTCCGAGGAAGTGATCCAGCTCCGTCTTGCAAACGCCAAGAAGGAAGTGGAATTCGCCAAGACCCAGGGCAAGTACGAATACACCATTGTCAATGACGACGTGGAAAAAGCTGCCGAAGAACTCCGCGCCATCTTGAAAAAATAA